A region of the Halosolutus amylolyticus genome:
GAAACAGATGCAACAGCAGGGCGGCGGCGGTGGCGGTGGCATGGGCGGCATGGGGCCGTTCTGACCGTCCGCGATCGCTCGCAGCCTCTTCGAGTTCTCCCGTCGTCGCTGTTCGTTCCCGGTTCCGGCGATCGCCCGATCGGTTCGATCGACTGACAGTCGTTCTGCCACCACGTTCAAGCCGTTCTACCCGTACGGACAGACGTGAACAGACGACGCTATCTCGCTCGCGCCGGGTGTCTCGGTGTGATCGCCGTCACTGCGGGCTGTCTCGCCAGCGAGTCCGACGGGCCGGACCGCGCGGCGGACGATCGAACCGGCGATCGCGCGCTCGAGCGAGCGGTCGGCGAGTTGAACCGGGCGGCGCTCGCACTGGACGAGGGTCTCGACGGGGTCGAGGACTCCGAGGCGGTCGACTTCGACGCCGCCGAGCCACGCGACCTGATCGCGTCGGCGCGAGAGCACCTCGAGACCGCGGCGACGGCGCTTCCCGACGATAGCCAGCCGGACGTCGCGGAACTCCGGGCCTACGCCGACGTGCTCGATGGGATGCTCGACGTGGCCGTGACGATCACCGACGACACGCTCGCGGACGACATTGAGGCGGTCACCGCGGCGATCGAGGCGGACGGCCGAATCCAGGAGGCGACCCGGACCGTCGACGAGCGCAACGCGACCCTCGAGACGGCGGCCGACCGACTGGACGGGGCCGAGACGACCCTGGACGCGCTCGACGGCGATCGACTCGCCGACCTCTCGATCGTCGACCTCGCGAGGGTCGAGGAGGGACTCGACGCGCTCGCGGACGTGCTGGGGTCGATGGCGACGCTCGGCTCGGGATACGACGCGATGCTCGAGGGATACGCGTCGCTCGATCGGGGCCGGACGGCGGCCGAGGACAGGAGCCACGAGACGGCGATCGAGGAGTTCGAGGCGGCCGAATCGGCGTTCGAAACCGCGATGGCGGCGTTCGACGACGGCGCCGCCGCCGCGCCGTCGGGACTGGTCTCGTACTTCGAGACGGCACGGTGTCAGGGCGATACGCTGGAGACGGCCGCCGGACACTTCGAGGCGGCGTCGAACGCGGCGGCGTCCGGCGATACGCTGACCGCCCGGCGCCGCCGCGAGGACGGCGAGGCCGCGCTCGAGGACGCCGCGGCCTGTTCGTCGTGAGGTCAGGCCGTCGTCGCGCCGCGTTCGAGGACCGATTCCGGCGGGAGGTCGTCGACGAGCACGACGGCGTCGCCTTCGAGGACGGTCGTCCCGTCCCCGTCGCGGACGGTCGTCTCGATCCGGTACTTGCCGTCGCCGAGCGCGTCGACGACCTCGCAGACGGCCGTCACGCGATCGCCGATCGGGAGGGGTGCCAGGAAGCTGCTCTCCTGTGAGAGGTATATCGTCAGGCCGGGCAGCCGTGCGAGCGCCGCGCTGATCAGGCCGTTGGCGAGGACGCCGTGAACGATCCGTCTCCCGAAGCGGGTTTCGGCGGCGTAGGCCTCGTCGAGGTGGAGTCGGTTCGTGTCGCCGGTAACCTCGGCGAAGGCCTCGACGTCCTCGTCGGTGAGCGGCTTCGAGAACCGCGCGACGTCGCCGACCGCGACGGTCGTCTCGTCGTCGCCGCGGTATTCGAACTCCCAGTCGTCGCGCTCGTACTGGGTGTCGGTCCGCACCTGCCGCCGCGGTTTCTCGGCCCCGAGGCCGCCGGTACGGTGGGCCAGGTGGGGCACGTAGTAGGTGAGTTCGGTCGTCGTGAGGACGCCGACGAGGTCGCCGTCCTCGGCCCCGTCGACGACGGGGAGGTGTTCGATATCCTTGGTCCGCAGGTGCTCGACGGCGTCGACGATCGACGTGTCGGGGTCGATCGTCACGAGCGGGGTCGACATCACGTCGGCCAGTTCCACGGCCTCGAGGTGGTCACGTTCACAGAGGGACTCGAGGAAGTCGCCCTCGGTGACGATCCCGCGGGGCGTGCCGTCGCGCGTGACGACGACCGAACTCACTTCTTCGTCGCGCATCAGCGTCGCGGCCCGCGTCGCGGTCGCGTCCGGCGGCGCCGTGACGACGTCGGTGACCATGATCTCGGAGGCGGGGATCGTGTCGTGCATCTCGGGCAGGGTACACTGCCGGAGGCCATTATTCCCCGGGCTGCGCTGGTGGAACGAGTATGCGTCACGAGACCGGCCGGAAACCGACGCGAGGTGCCGTAGCGGGAGCCGTCAGCCGTCGATCGGCCGGCCGTCTTCCGTCGGCGGGGCGATGTGGTCGACGTACTCCTCGACGGTGGGTTCCTCGACGCGGACGCGGACGCTGATCTCGCCGAGTTCGTCGGGTTCGCCGACCGAGAAATTGACGCGGTCCTCGAAGGCCGCCTGTTTCTTCAGGGCGAAGGAGAACGTGTCTCCGTCGCGGTTCGCGAAGAACTCGCCGCGGGCGGTGTCGAGGATCTCCTGGCGGTGGAGCAGGTCCGAAAAGTGGTCCAGCGAGTGCGCTTCGCCCCTGACCTCGCCGAACTCCTCCTCGATCTCGGCGTTCGGGAAGATGTTCGCGACCGCGTCCACGACGCGACTCGTCACCTCTGTGTCGTAGACGGGGGCCGTGATCTCGACGTCGACCCGGTAGATCTCGCTCATCGGTGGCTCACCTCCCGATCGACCCCTTCGCGAACGATGGCCCGGATGCGATCGTGGAACGCCTCGAGCGTGTCCGTGTTCTCGACGACCACGTCGGCGCGGGCCATCGCGTCGTCCATCCCGAACCCGCGCTCGCGCTCGTCGCGGGCGGCGAGGGGTTCGCCGCCGTCGTCCTCGCTCGCGTCCCGGCCCCGGGCGTCGATCCGCTCGGCGCGGACCTCGAAGGGGGCCTCGATGCTGACCAGCGTGAAGTCGTCGCCGAACCGCTCCTCGAAGACGTCGACCTCGGTTCCGGAGCGGATGCCGTCGACCAGCACCGTCTCGTGATCCTCGAGTCGATCCTCGATCATCGGGAGCGAGCGCTCGGCGATCGCCGCCGGCCCGTTCTCGTCGCGCAGGGCCTGCGCGACCTTCCCGTGGTCTTTCGCCGGTTCGAGGCCCCGATCGGCCGTCTCCTGGCGGACGACGTCGCCCATCGTCACGACCGGGATACCCGCTTCGCGTGCGACGGTCGCGGCCTCTCCTTTCCCGCTTCCGGGGAGCCCCACCGTTCCGATGACGTGCATCGGGAGTGGATACAGGCGACGCCTGCATAAGGACTGTGTTCGCCGGTCGGGCGAGAGCCACCCCCGTTTCCCGTCCGCTAAGCTCGTTTCAGCTGGTGCAACTGCGGTAGGGCCCCTGTACCGACGCCGAGCCCGGTATCGTCGCTCCCGATCCGGACGAGTTCGCGACACCGATGCGATCGATCCGGCATCGCTCGCCATGCCGGAATCGGATCGGGAGGGTGGTGGATGGATCGCGCTCCCGGGGGGCGTTCGTTGCTCGAGTGGAAACAGTGGCCGCGTTCGCAACCGTCGAGCGTCGCGATCGGGCGATCGATAATTCGTCTGAATTCGAGACCAGTTTTCGAAACGGACTGTCCCCATTATTGGCTACTTCCCGGTCGCTTCGGGTGCACGCTATGACAGACAGACTCCTCGACAGGCGTCGGTTCACCAAGGTCGCCGGCGCTGGTGTAGTCGCTGCGATCGCCGGCTGTATGGACGACGAGGACGTGGACGATCCGACGGGCGACGATCCGGAGGATGAGGATCCCATCGGCGACGAAGACGACGCGGGCGGCGACGATGGGATGGGCGACGATGAGACGGACGACGAGGACGACGGATTCGGAGACGACAACGAAACCGACGACGGGAGCGACGGCGGACTCGGAGACGACAACGAAACCGACGACGGGAGCGACGGCGGACTCGGAGACGACAACGAAACCGACGACGGGAGCGACGGCGGACTCGGAGACGACAACGAAACCGACGACGGGAGCGACGACGACGGAATCGGCGACGACGAAAACGCGACGGGCGACGAGGACGACGCCGACGATTCCGGCGCGTAACGATCGCGGCTCGGACGCGTCGGTGTGCGCGCAGTGACGCCATCTCCGGCCGTGTCGTCCCCGATCGCTGACGGCAGTTCGACGCGCGCCGATCGCGAACTCGCCGTGTCGCGCCTACGGGTCGTATCGGCCCGAAATCCACACTGCTTATGCTGATCGATCGTTGATTCGTATCCGAGGGCACGTAGCTCAGTCCGGAAAGAGCGTCGGACTTCTAATCCGACGGTCGTGGGTTCAAATCCCATCGTGCCCGTACGAAAACTGTCGATTTCGTACTTCTACCCAGGAATCGGTACTTCGTTCAGCGATCGAATGCACCCCCTCTCGGGCTGCCGATTTCTGTTGTCGGAACCGTCGCGAAGCGGTCGACGTGACGGTCCAGCCGCGGCGGTCGATCGAAGTGTGTAGGACTCGCCGCAGGATCGACTCGTCCGGGCGTAATAAAGGGCGATCGCAGTGGTTGCGACCGGCGCGATTCACCTGAGCCGTCGGAAGTCCTCCGACCCACAGGAACAGGCCGCCGTTCCGATCGGTCGGATGGTCCCGTTCAGGAGTTCTTTCGCTGCGTACACGGACTCGCAGTGGACACACACGGCCACAGCACGACGATGATCGTGCATGACGATCACCCACCCGACGAATGGCCGGACGATACTTCAAATGTTGTGGCGACGACCCTGTTCGTCACCGGGGAGCGACGGTCGTCGATCGTGACACGTGGATCGGTCGAGCGGTCGGCGGATGCGACGATCGGCTCGTTACCCTCGTTATAAACACAAAAGATTCAACTATTCTTCTTCTCGATACTGTGTTGTGAAACGAAGGACCAAACTTCTCTTTGTCGGTGTCGGTATTCTGCTGCTCCTCGGCGTCTTGGGGGTGACGGTGATGAACGCGTCCGCGGAGTTCGTTACTCCAACGGCCGTCAACGACGGCGAGTACGAGGGTGAGTGGGTTAATC
Encoded here:
- a CDS encoding CBS domain-containing protein codes for the protein MHDTIPASEIMVTDVVTAPPDATATRAATLMRDEEVSSVVVTRDGTPRGIVTEGDFLESLCERDHLEAVELADVMSTPLVTIDPDTSIVDAVEHLRTKDIEHLPVVDGAEDGDLVGVLTTTELTYYVPHLAHRTGGLGAEKPRRQVRTDTQYERDDWEFEYRGDDETTVAVGDVARFSKPLTDEDVEAFAEVTGDTNRLHLDEAYAAETRFGRRIVHGVLANGLISAALARLPGLTIYLSQESSFLAPLPIGDRVTAVCEVVDALGDGKYRIETTVRDGDGTTVLEGDAVVLVDDLPPESVLERGATTA
- a CDS encoding RNA-binding domain-containing protein; amino-acid sequence: MSEIYRVDVEITAPVYDTEVTSRVVDAVANIFPNAEIEEEFGEVRGEAHSLDHFSDLLHRQEILDTARGEFFANRDGDTFSFALKKQAAFEDRVNFSVGEPDELGEISVRVRVEEPTVEEYVDHIAPPTEDGRPIDG
- a CDS encoding AAA family ATPase, which gives rise to MHVIGTVGLPGSGKGEAATVAREAGIPVVTMGDVVRQETADRGLEPAKDHGKVAQALRDENGPAAIAERSLPMIEDRLEDHETVLVDGIRSGTEVDVFEERFGDDFTLVSIEAPFEVRAERIDARGRDASEDDGGEPLAARDERERGFGMDDAMARADVVVENTDTLEAFHDRIRAIVREGVDREVSHR